In one Nostoc sp. KVJ3 genomic region, the following are encoded:
- a CDS encoding diflavin flavoprotein: MVAMSTTGNAHSENVQHRLTIQTVEIAPNTTAIRSLDWDRDRFDIEFGLQNGTTYNSYLIRGEQTVLIDTSHQKFRDLYLETLKGLVNPKTIDYIIVSHTEPDHSGLVEDVLQLAPRATVLASKVALQFLEGLVHDPFSKRVVKTGDRIDIGKGHEMEFVSAPNLHWPDTIFSFDRKTQILYTCDAFGMHFCDDRTFDEDLEAIEADFRFYYDCLMGPNARSLLNAMKRMGDLGKINIIANGHGPLLYHHLDVLTGCYENWSQKQAKAETTVGLFFVSDYGYGERLGHAIAEGILKTGVGVEVLDLSTAESQEIQELAGRASGIIIGMPPSTAAAAQASISSVLAVAKNKQFLGLFECYGGDDEPIDTLRRQFLDSGIKEAFPPIRIKEAPTASTFQLCEEAGKDIGQLLVRDRNIKQIKSLDVNMEKALGRISSGLYIVTTKKDNVSSAMLASWVTQASLQPLGLTIAVAKDRAIDSLMQVGDRFVLNVLEEGNFQELKKHFLKRLHPGADRFAGVKTQTAKNGSPILTDALAYMECEIQSSMECSDHWILYCTVQEGRVSKNDGLTAVRHRKVGNYY, from the coding sequence ATGGTAGCGATGTCTACGACAGGCAATGCCCACTCAGAGAACGTTCAACATCGGCTAACTATACAAACTGTAGAAATTGCCCCTAACACAACGGCGATTCGCTCTCTTGATTGGGATCGCGATCGCTTCGATATCGAATTCGGACTGCAAAACGGCACAACCTACAATTCATATCTAATTCGGGGTGAACAAACAGTTTTGATTGATACTTCTCACCAGAAGTTTCGCGATCTGTATTTAGAGACTCTCAAAGGTCTTGTTAACCCCAAAACAATTGATTACATAATTGTCAGTCACACAGAGCCAGACCACAGCGGCTTAGTAGAAGATGTGCTGCAATTAGCTCCTAGAGCTACTGTTTTAGCCTCAAAAGTTGCGCTTCAATTTTTAGAAGGCTTAGTCCACGATCCTTTTTCTAAGCGGGTTGTCAAAACTGGCGATCGCATAGATATCGGCAAAGGTCACGAAATGGAATTCGTGAGTGCGCCTAATCTGCACTGGCCAGATACAATCTTTAGCTTTGACCGCAAAACCCAAATTCTCTATACCTGTGATGCTTTTGGGATGCATTTTTGTGACGATCGCACCTTTGACGAAGATTTAGAAGCGATCGAAGCTGACTTTAGATTTTACTACGACTGCTTGATGGGCCCTAACGCTCGTTCGCTGCTGAATGCGATGAAACGGATGGGTGATCTCGGAAAGATTAATATAATTGCCAATGGTCACGGCCCTTTATTATACCACCATCTAGATGTTTTAACCGGGTGCTACGAAAATTGGAGCCAAAAACAAGCTAAAGCAGAAACCACAGTTGGCTTGTTTTTTGTCTCAGATTACGGATATGGCGAACGCCTTGGTCACGCAATTGCCGAAGGTATCCTAAAAACTGGGGTTGGCGTAGAAGTACTCGATTTGAGTACTGCTGAAAGCCAAGAAATTCAAGAGCTAGCTGGTAGAGCCTCTGGCATTATTATTGGTATGCCCCCAAGTACCGCCGCCGCCGCCCAAGCTAGTATCAGTTCGGTGCTAGCTGTCGCCAAGAACAAGCAATTTCTTGGGCTGTTTGAATGTTACGGTGGGGATGATGAACCCATTGATACACTCCGCAGACAATTTCTTGACTCTGGCATCAAAGAAGCTTTCCCACCCATTCGGATTAAAGAGGCTCCCACCGCATCAACATTCCAGTTGTGTGAAGAAGCGGGTAAAGACATCGGACAATTGTTAGTGCGCGATCGCAACATCAAGCAAATCAAGTCTCTTGATGTCAACATGGAAAAGGCATTGGGTCGCATTAGTAGTGGACTATATATAGTCACTACTAAAAAAGATAATGTCTCAAGTGCAATGCTGGCATCTTGGGTAACGCAAGCGAGTTTGCAACCATTAGGATTGACAATAGCCGTTGCTAAAGACCGCGCCATTGATTCCTTAATGCAAGTAGGCGATCGCTTCGTCCTCAACGTTTTGGAAGAAGGCAATTTTCAAGAACTCAAGAAACACTTTCTCAAGCGCTTGCATCCCGGTGCTGACCGCTTTGCAGGAGTAAAAACTCAAACCGCGAAAAACGGTTCTCCGATTCTAACTGATGCTCTGGCATACATGGAATGTGAAATCCAAAGCAGCATGGAATGCAGCGACCACTGGATTTTATACTGCACCGTCCAAGAAGGTCGTGTTTCCAAAAACGATGGACTCACAGCCGTTCGTCATCGCAAAGTAGGTAATTACTACTAA
- the aroF gene encoding 3-deoxy-7-phosphoheptulonate synthase — protein sequence MIIILKSGTPVEEITRISQEVSETWGVTVEKSVGTHKAVLGLIGDTTSIDKLQVQEFSPWIEQVLRVQQPFKRVSREFRHGEASEVVVPTPNGDVYFGEHHPIVVVAGPCSVENEAMIVETAKRVKAAGAQFLRGGAYKPRTSPYAFQGYGESALDLLAAAREATGLGIVTELMDAADLSAVARVADIIQIGARNMHNFSLLKKVGAQDKPVLLKRGMSATIDEWLMAAEYILASGNPNVILCERGIRTFDGKYARNTLDLSVLPVLRSLTHLPIMIDPSHGTGRSEYVPSMAMAALAAGTDALMIEVHPNPAKALSDGPQSLTPDKFDRLVQDISVLGKVVGRWSTPAFTRIPETQILLTSELSSTVPTA from the coding sequence ATGATTATCATACTTAAGAGCGGTACGCCTGTTGAGGAAATTACTCGCATTAGCCAAGAAGTGAGTGAGACTTGGGGAGTTACGGTAGAAAAAAGCGTTGGCACTCATAAAGCTGTGCTGGGGCTAATTGGTGATACCACCAGCATCGATAAATTGCAGGTTCAAGAATTCAGCCCTTGGATTGAGCAAGTATTACGAGTGCAACAACCTTTCAAGCGGGTAAGCCGAGAATTCCGACATGGAGAAGCCAGCGAGGTTGTCGTACCTACACCCAACGGTGATGTCTATTTCGGCGAACATCACCCCATCGTCGTAGTAGCTGGCCCTTGTTCCGTTGAAAATGAAGCGATGATTGTCGAAACAGCAAAGCGCGTCAAGGCAGCAGGAGCGCAATTTCTCCGTGGTGGAGCTTACAAACCTCGCACTTCACCTTATGCCTTTCAAGGTTATGGTGAAAGTGCTTTAGATTTATTAGCCGCAGCGCGGGAAGCTACTGGTTTGGGTATCGTCACAGAATTGATGGATGCTGCCGATTTATCGGCAGTGGCGAGAGTAGCTGACATAATCCAAATCGGTGCTAGGAATATGCACAACTTTTCGCTGCTGAAAAAGGTAGGCGCTCAAGATAAACCCGTGCTGTTAAAGCGGGGGATGTCTGCCACAATTGACGAGTGGCTAATGGCAGCAGAATATATTTTGGCATCTGGGAACCCAAATGTAATTCTTTGTGAGCGAGGAATCAGAACCTTTGATGGCAAATATGCCCGCAATACTTTAGATTTATCAGTGCTTCCGGTATTGCGATCGCTAACCCATTTACCAATTATGATCGATCCTAGTCATGGTACGGGTAGGTCTGAATATGTTCCATCAATGGCAATGGCTGCCTTGGCAGCTGGTACAGATGCCTTAATGATTGAAGTTCACCCCAATCCAGCGAAAGCTTTATCTGATGGGCCCCAATCTCTCACCCCTGATAAATTTGACCGCTTAGTTCAGGATATATCAGTTCTCGGCAAAGTAGTCGGTCGCTGGTCTACACCTGCATTTACTCGCATTCCTGAAACCCAAATTCTCCTTACCTCAGAACTCTCATCGACTGTCCCAACGGCATAA
- the trpD gene encoding anthranilate phosphoribosyltransferase produces the protein MSAVTQTPPDKIAISSEFYNWPALLQQLLNRQSLTVSQATDLMHGWLTDSIPHVLSGAILTAIQAKGVSAEELVGMASVLQSQSPPLETRLIASPLIDTCGTGGDGASTFNISTAVAFVAAAAGVKVAKHGNRSASSKTGSADVLEALGINLNATPEKVQAAVGEIGITFLFAPGWHPALKAIATLRKTLKVRTVFNLLGPLVNPMRPTGQIIGINDPLLLEEIVQALSQLGCQQAIALHGRERLDEAGLADVTDLAVLQDKKVRSLTLNPQELGLSFAPTEALRGGDVQENAEILKAVLQGKGTQAQQDVVALNTALALQVGEAIHGETDILVGCVKGIVLAKEILQSGAAWTKLEQLAEFLH, from the coding sequence ATGAGCGCTGTAACTCAAACTCCACCTGACAAAATCGCCATCTCTTCTGAGTTTTACAACTGGCCAGCTTTATTACAACAGTTGCTAAATCGGCAATCGTTGACGGTTTCTCAAGCTACAGATTTGATGCACGGTTGGCTCACAGATTCCATTCCCCATGTTTTATCAGGAGCGATTTTAACCGCAATTCAAGCCAAAGGCGTATCTGCCGAAGAATTAGTAGGCATGGCTAGCGTCTTACAATCCCAATCCCCTCCCCTAGAGACCCGATTAATTGCGTCTCCCCTAATTGACACCTGCGGAACTGGTGGAGATGGCGCTTCCACTTTTAATATTTCCACTGCTGTCGCCTTTGTTGCCGCCGCCGCCGGGGTAAAAGTTGCCAAACATGGCAATCGTTCGGCATCTAGTAAGACTGGTTCGGCTGATGTGCTGGAAGCTTTGGGGATAAATCTCAACGCCACTCCTGAGAAAGTACAAGCCGCAGTGGGTGAGATTGGAATCACCTTTTTGTTTGCTCCCGGTTGGCATCCTGCACTCAAAGCGATCGCAACTTTGCGAAAAACTTTGAAGGTACGGACTGTTTTTAATTTACTCGGCCCGCTAGTAAATCCCATGCGACCAACGGGGCAAATTATTGGTATCAACGATCCGCTTTTACTAGAGGAAATTGTGCAAGCTTTATCGCAATTGGGATGTCAACAAGCGATCGCACTTCATGGACGCGAACGTTTAGATGAAGCTGGTTTAGCAGATGTCACTGACTTAGCTGTACTCCAAGATAAAAAGGTGCGTTCTCTAACGCTGAACCCTCAAGAACTTGGTTTGAGTTTTGCCCCCACTGAGGCTTTGCGCGGTGGAGATGTCCAAGAAAATGCCGAAATTTTGAAGGCAGTTCTCCAAGGTAAAGGCACTCAAGCACAGCAGGATGTTGTTGCTTTAAATACAGCGCTAGCGCTCCAAGTTGGTGAAGCCATTCATGGAGAAACAGATATTTTAGTTGGTTGTGTTAAAGGTATTGTCCTCGCTAAGGAAATTCTGCAAAGCGGTGCGGCTTGGACAAAATTAGAACAACTTGCTGAATTTTTGCACTAG
- the trpB gene encoding tryptophan synthase subunit beta, translated as MVSIQDIKTATIQPDSLGRFGRFGGKYVPETLMPALSELEAAFHQYRNEPSFQAELQNLLRDYVGRPSPLYFAERLTTNYARPDGTGAQIYLKREDLNHTGAHKINNALAQVLLAKRMGKQRIIAETGAGQHGVATATVCARFGLKCVIYMGIHDMERQSLNVFRMKLMGAEVRPVEAGTGTLKDATSEAIRDWVTNVETTHYILGSVAGPHPYPMIVRDFHAVIGVETRAQSQEKWGGLPDILLACVGGGSNAIGLFNEFVYESSVRLIGVEAAGEGVDTEKHAATLTKGRIGVLHGAMSYLLQDDDGQVIEAHSISAGLDYPGVGPEHSYLKDLGRAEYYSVTDKQALEAFQRLSQLEGIIPALETAHAIAYLETLCPQLEGNPRIVINCSGRGDKDVQTVSKVLNY; from the coding sequence GTGGTAAGCATACAAGACATCAAGACTGCAACTATCCAACCAGATTCTTTAGGCAGATTTGGCAGATTCGGTGGTAAATACGTCCCCGAAACCTTAATGCCCGCATTAAGTGAATTAGAAGCAGCATTTCATCAATATCGTAACGAGCCGAGTTTCCAAGCAGAACTGCAAAACTTATTGCGTGATTATGTAGGACGACCCAGCCCATTATATTTTGCCGAACGCCTGACAACAAACTACGCTAGACCAGATGGCACAGGGGCGCAAATTTATTTAAAGCGCGAAGATTTAAATCATACAGGCGCTCACAAAATTAATAATGCTTTAGCTCAGGTGTTGCTAGCTAAACGCATGGGTAAGCAACGGATTATTGCCGAGACAGGTGCAGGACAACACGGCGTAGCAACTGCAACCGTATGTGCTAGGTTTGGTTTGAAATGCGTGATTTACATGGGCATCCACGATATGGAACGCCAATCGCTGAATGTGTTCCGTATGAAATTAATGGGGGCAGAAGTGCGTCCGGTAGAGGCGGGTACAGGAACTCTCAAGGATGCAACTTCTGAAGCGATTCGAGATTGGGTGACGAACGTCGAAACAACCCATTACATCCTGGGTTCTGTTGCCGGGCCTCATCCTTACCCGATGATTGTCCGTGATTTTCACGCGGTAATTGGTGTAGAAACTCGCGCTCAATCCCAAGAGAAATGGGGAGGATTACCAGATATTTTACTGGCTTGCGTGGGTGGAGGTTCCAATGCGATTGGATTATTCAATGAATTTGTCTATGAATCTTCCGTGCGTCTAATTGGAGTCGAAGCGGCAGGTGAAGGTGTAGATACAGAAAAACACGCTGCTACCTTGACAAAAGGAAGAATAGGTGTATTGCACGGTGCAATGAGCTATTTACTGCAAGATGATGATGGTCAAGTCATCGAAGCTCATTCAATTAGTGCCGGGTTAGATTATCCTGGTGTTGGCCCAGAACATAGTTATTTAAAGGATCTTGGTCGCGCCGAATATTACAGTGTGACTGATAAACAAGCCTTAGAAGCATTTCAAAGACTCTCGCAACTAGAGGGAATTATCCCAGCTTTAGAAACTGCTCATGCGATCGCATATCTTGAAACCCTTTGCCCTCAGTTAGAAGGCAACCCCCGCATTGTCATCAATTGCTCTGGTAGAGGTGACAAAGACGTGCAAACTGTCTCAAAAGTTCTTAATTATTAG
- the trpA gene encoding tryptophan synthase subunit alpha: MTSISSDFQTLRVSKASPQETRQQCALIPFITAGDPNLETTAQALHILDRNGANFIELGIPYSDPLADGPVIQAAATRALQKGTKLEQVLEMLQAVTPTLKAPIILFTYYNPILHRGIKTFLAQIAAAGARGLVVPDLPLEEAEELIQTAASFGIEVILLVAPTSSKDRILAIARQSQGFIYLVSVTGVTGIRAQIQHRVKDLITDLRSVTDKPIGVGFGISGPEQAHQVMEWGADAVIVGSAFVKRLAEGSPTEGLQAVEQLCQELKAAITSASLQKVGSAK, from the coding sequence ATGACTTCTATATCCTCTGACTTTCAAACTTTACGCGTTAGCAAAGCTTCTCCGCAGGAGACTCGCCAACAGTGTGCTTTAATCCCTTTTATCACAGCAGGCGATCCTAACTTAGAAACCACTGCCCAAGCCTTACACATCTTAGATCGCAATGGTGCTAACTTCATCGAGTTGGGTATTCCTTACTCCGATCCTCTCGCAGATGGCCCTGTAATTCAAGCAGCTGCAACCCGCGCTTTACAAAAAGGCACGAAATTAGAGCAAGTACTAGAGATGTTGCAAGCTGTAACTCCTACCCTAAAAGCGCCAATCATTCTATTTACTTATTACAATCCCATTTTGCACCGGGGTATTAAGACATTTTTGGCACAAATTGCTGCTGCTGGGGCGCGAGGCTTGGTAGTGCCAGATTTACCCTTAGAAGAGGCAGAAGAATTAATCCAGACTGCTGCATCTTTTGGAATTGAGGTAATTTTACTCGTAGCTCCTACTAGTTCTAAAGATAGGATTTTAGCGATCGCTCGTCAATCGCAAGGTTTTATCTACCTGGTAAGTGTTACAGGCGTTACAGGTATTCGCGCTCAAATTCAACACCGTGTAAAAGATTTAATTACAGATTTGCGAAGCGTCACCGATAAACCCATTGGCGTTGGTTTTGGTATTTCCGGGCCAGAACAAGCGCATCAAGTAATGGAATGGGGAGCAGATGCCGTAATTGTTGGTAGCGCCTTTGTCAAACGGTTAGCTGAAGGTAGCCCAACCGAAGGACTACAAGCCGTAGAACAACTTTGTCAGGAACTCAAAGCAGCAATTACTTCTGCATCCCTGCAAAAAGTTGGTTCCGCTAAGTAA
- the trpC gene encoding indole-3-glycerol phosphate synthase TrpC has product MINQVATSRHILEEIVLHKRQEVAQMQQEFSLDSLQQQLIAAPSIRNFLAALQQNPNQPSLIAEVKKASPSRGIIRADFDPVAIAQAYERGGAACLSVLTDYKFFQGSFDNLRRVRQHVALPLLCKEFIIDPYQIYLARTAGADAVLLIAAILSDQELQDFLQVIHDLGMNALVEVHTLAELDRVLKLDDLRLVGINNRNLEDFTVDLGITQQLLAQRQQYLQSLDITVVSESGLYTPADLSLVAEAGVRAVLVGESLVKQSDVEQAVQSLLRLS; this is encoded by the coding sequence ATGATTAACCAAGTTGCTACTTCCCGCCATATTCTTGAAGAGATTGTGTTGCATAAAAGGCAAGAAGTTGCACAGATGCAGCAGGAATTTTCTTTAGATTCTTTGCAACAGCAATTAATTGCGGCTCCAAGTATCCGAAATTTTTTAGCTGCTTTACAACAAAATCCTAACCAACCTAGCTTAATTGCTGAGGTAAAAAAGGCATCACCTAGCCGTGGGATTATTCGGGCAGATTTTGACCCAGTAGCGATCGCTCAAGCTTATGAACGAGGTGGTGCAGCTTGTCTATCAGTCCTGACCGATTATAAGTTTTTTCAGGGCAGTTTTGACAATCTGCGGCGTGTACGTCAGCACGTTGCATTACCCCTTCTGTGCAAAGAGTTCATCATCGACCCCTATCAAATCTATCTAGCACGGACAGCAGGTGCAGATGCAGTTTTGTTGATTGCCGCTATCTTATCAGACCAAGAACTGCAAGACTTTCTGCAAGTAATTCACGATTTGGGTATGAATGCACTGGTGGAAGTCCATACTTTGGCTGAATTGGATAGAGTGCTTAAGCTTGACGATTTACGTTTAGTGGGAATCAACAATCGTAATCTAGAAGATTTTACGGTTGATTTAGGAATAACACAGCAACTTTTAGCACAGCGCCAGCAATATTTACAAAGCTTAGATATCACTGTCGTCAGCGAGTCTGGACTGTATACACCTGCTGATTTATCTCTTGTCGCTGAAGCTGGTGTGCGTGCGGTTTTGGTTGGAGAATCTTTAGTTAAACAAAGCGATGTAGAACAAGCTGTGCAGAGTCTTTTAAGGCTTTCTTAG
- a CDS encoding anthranilate synthase, producing the protein MIFDSRSYKTLGGVIVSRSITEVKMDTALEEILFHLNSQRGGLLRSSYEYPGRYKRWAIGFVNPPLELSTQENAFTLIALNERGRVLLPLLLECLSNSTQLEKVTLKNNHLVGFVKATKKLFTEEERSKQPSAFTVVREILHTFSSQEDEHLGLYGAFGYDLVFQFEPITQRLERPTDQRDLVLYLPDELIVVDYYQQRAFRLQYDFETAHGNTKNLPRTGESIDYRGKHLFPNQTADHKVGEYAKKVESALDYFRRGDLFEVVPSQNFFEGYEDEPSKLFETLKDINPSPYGFIFNLGGEYLIGASPEMFVRVEGKRVETCPISGTISRGLDALDDAVQIRHLLNSHKDEAELTMCTDVDRNDKSRICEPGSVQVIGRRQIELYSHLIHTVDHVEGTLRSQFDALDAFLSHTWAVTVTGAPKKAAIDFIEQHERSARRWYGGAVGYLNFNGNLNTGLILRTIRLKDCIAEVRVGATVLYDSIPQAEEQETITKAAALFETIRRVKQSSQKIDESSSKKSAKILPCAATGKRILLIDYEDSFVHTLANYIRQTGASVTTLRHGFSESLFDTERPDLVVLSPGPGRPSDFRVPQTVGALLHRKIPIFGVCLGLQSIVEAFDGQLGVLNYPQHGKSSRIFVTDSDSVTFNNLPESFTVGRYHSLFALPQHLPPELKVTAISDDNVIMAIEHQTLPIAAVQFHPESIMTLVGEVGLEIIKNVVRAYTQVEESLVISN; encoded by the coding sequence ATGATTTTTGATTCCCGTTCTTACAAAACCCTTGGCGGCGTAATTGTTTCTCGCTCGATCACCGAAGTGAAGATGGACACCGCTCTCGAAGAGATTCTGTTTCACTTAAATTCCCAGCGTGGAGGTTTGCTAAGAAGCAGCTACGAATATCCAGGTAGATATAAAAGATGGGCAATCGGATTTGTCAATCCACCATTGGAATTGAGTACACAAGAAAATGCTTTTACTTTGATAGCGTTAAATGAACGCGGTCGGGTACTGCTACCATTACTATTAGAGTGTTTATCAAACTCAACCCAACTTGAGAAAGTTACCCTAAAAAATAACCATCTAGTCGGCTTTGTTAAAGCTACCAAAAAATTATTCACTGAAGAAGAACGGAGTAAACAACCTTCAGCATTTACAGTAGTCCGCGAAATTCTACACACTTTCTCTAGCCAAGAAGATGAGCATTTAGGATTATATGGGGCTTTTGGTTATGACTTAGTTTTTCAGTTTGAACCAATTACCCAACGTCTGGAACGTCCTACAGATCAACGCGATTTGGTGCTTTATCTCCCTGATGAATTGATAGTTGTTGACTACTATCAGCAGCGCGCTTTTCGTCTCCAATATGATTTTGAAACAGCGCACGGCAATACTAAAAATTTGCCTCGAACAGGTGAGTCTATTGATTATCGCGGAAAACATCTTTTCCCAAATCAAACTGCTGACCATAAAGTAGGTGAGTATGCGAAAAAAGTTGAGTCTGCACTCGATTATTTCCGCCGAGGCGATTTATTTGAAGTTGTTCCTAGCCAAAACTTTTTTGAAGGCTATGAAGATGAACCCAGCAAACTATTTGAAACTTTAAAGGATATAAATCCTAGTCCTTATGGGTTTATTTTTAATTTAGGTGGAGAATATCTAATTGGCGCATCTCCAGAAATGTTTGTGCGAGTTGAAGGGAAGCGGGTAGAAACTTGTCCTATTAGTGGCACTATTAGCCGGGGATTAGATGCTCTAGATGATGCGGTGCAAATTCGTCATTTACTCAACTCGCACAAAGATGAAGCTGAGTTGACCATGTGTACTGATGTCGATCGCAATGACAAATCCCGAATCTGTGAACCTGGTTCAGTTCAAGTGATTGGTCGTCGCCAAATTGAATTATACAGCCATTTAATTCATACAGTGGATCATGTTGAAGGGACACTGCGATCGCAATTTGATGCTTTAGATGCCTTTCTTTCCCACACTTGGGCGGTTACAGTCACCGGCGCACCCAAAAAAGCCGCAATAGATTTTATTGAACAGCACGAACGTAGCGCCCGACGTTGGTATGGTGGCGCAGTCGGTTATTTAAATTTCAATGGCAATTTAAATACTGGCTTAATTCTGCGGACAATTCGATTAAAAGACTGCATTGCTGAGGTGCGAGTTGGGGCTACTGTCCTTTATGACTCCATACCCCAAGCAGAAGAACAAGAAACAATCACCAAGGCGGCTGCTTTATTTGAAACAATTCGCCGTGTTAAGCAAAGTAGTCAAAAAATTGACGAATCCAGTTCTAAAAAATCAGCTAAAATCTTACCTTGTGCGGCAACTGGCAAACGCATCTTACTAATAGATTATGAAGATTCATTTGTTCATACCCTAGCTAATTACATTCGCCAAACTGGTGCAAGTGTTACCACATTACGTCATGGTTTCTCAGAATCGTTATTCGATACAGAACGCCCTGACTTAGTTGTTTTATCTCCCGGCCCTGGTAGACCAAGTGATTTTCGGGTTCCCCAGACTGTCGGGGCGCTTCTTCACCGCAAAATTCCCATTTTTGGAGTTTGTCTAGGGCTACAAAGCATCGTTGAAGCTTTTGATGGACAATTGGGAGTTCTCAACTATCCTCAACATGGGAAATCTTCACGGATTTTCGTTACTGATTCCGATTCCGTGACCTTTAATAATTTACCAGAATCCTTTACCGTGGGTAGATATCACTCATTGTTTGCTCTCCCGCAACATTTGCCGCCAGAACTGAAAGTGACAGCGATTTCTGATGACAACGTAATTATGGCTATTGAACATCAGACACTTCCTATCGCCGCCGTTCAGTTTCATCCAGAATCAATCATGACTTTAGTGGGAGAAGTCGGTCTGGAAATCATTAAAAATGTGGTGCGTGCATATACTCAGGTGGAAGAGTCATTAGTAATTAGTAATTAG
- a CDS encoding 3-dehydroquinate synthase: MIVDIKQKSRLIHQRVSVTFNYEVYFTQNLFELKNPTLAQVISADEETKPKKIVAVVDAGILKYQPELVKQLVAYTNFYGEVLAIAAEPMIISGGEAAKNDRTLVEQIQQLIETAGLCRHSYVLAIGGGAVLDLVGYAAATAHRGIRLIRVPTTVLAQNDSGVGVKNGINAFGKKNFLGTFAPPYAVINDSAFLTSLDDRDWRSGIAEAVKVALIKDANFFDFIHSHSKILGRRDMDAMQQVIYRCAQLHLEHIANSGDPFEMGSSRPLDFGHWAAHKLEHLTNYRLRHGEAVAIGIALDSTYSYLIGLLDCSEWQRILTTLSALGFMLYVPELAENLSQVEHPDCLFRGLTEFREHLGGELTLTLLKSIGKGIEVHEVDLLLYRQAISLLREF; this comes from the coding sequence ATGATTGTTGACATCAAGCAAAAAAGTAGATTAATTCATCAGCGTGTTTCGGTTACTTTTAACTATGAGGTTTACTTCACCCAAAATTTATTTGAGTTGAAAAACCCCACTCTAGCGCAAGTGATTTCGGCAGATGAGGAGACAAAGCCAAAGAAAATAGTTGCAGTAGTAGACGCAGGAATACTAAAGTATCAACCGGAATTGGTGAAGCAATTAGTTGCGTATACCAATTTTTATGGAGAGGTACTAGCGATCGCAGCTGAACCCATGATAATTTCAGGAGGAGAAGCTGCCAAAAACGATCGCACTTTAGTAGAGCAAATCCAGCAACTCATTGAAACAGCCGGATTATGTCGCCATTCTTATGTGTTAGCGATCGGGGGCGGGGCGGTATTGGATTTGGTAGGATATGCTGCTGCAACTGCTCACCGGGGAATTCGTCTGATTCGCGTTCCGACAACGGTATTAGCGCAAAATGATTCTGGGGTTGGAGTCAAAAACGGCATCAATGCCTTTGGTAAAAAGAACTTTCTCGGCACATTTGCGCCACCTTATGCAGTTATAAATGACTCTGCGTTTTTGACAAGCCTAGACGATCGCGATTGGCGTTCTGGGATTGCAGAAGCCGTGAAAGTGGCGCTGATTAAGGATGCTAACTTTTTTGATTTTATCCACTCTCATAGCAAAATCCTTGGGCGGCGAGACATGGATGCTATGCAACAGGTTATCTATCGTTGCGCCCAGTTGCACCTAGAACATATTGCCAATAGCGGCGATCCTTTTGAAATGGGTTCCTCTCGCCCCCTCGATTTTGGACATTGGGCGGCTCATAAACTGGAGCATTTGACTAATTATCGCTTGCGTCATGGCGAAGCAGTTGCGATCGGTATCGCTTTGGATAGCACTTATTCTTATTTAATAGGATTGCTTGATTGTTCCGAATGGCAACGAATATTAACTACTTTATCGGCGTTGGGTTTCATGTTGTATGTGCCAGAACTAGCTGAAAATTTATCACAAGTAGAACATCCTGATTGCTTGTTCCGGGGTTTAACTGAATTCCGCGAACACTTGGGTGGAGAATTGACTTTAACATTGCTAAAAAGTATTGGGAAAGGAATTGAGGTTCATGAGGTGGATTTGTTGTTGTATAGGCAAGCAATATCGCTGTTGAGGGAGTTTTAG